The Mucilaginibacter mallensis genome has a segment encoding these proteins:
- a CDS encoding helix-turn-helix domain-containing protein, with protein sequence MAEATLHIGRKISKIRELRGMKQEALAAELGISQQSISKIEQSAEVDESALEKIAIALGVPVEGIKKFNEDAVFNIIGNTVNNHDQAAMFNYYPTFNPIDKLLELFEENKKLYQELLASEREKVAILRQNKV encoded by the coding sequence ATGGCAGAAGCTACCTTACACATCGGAAGAAAAATCAGCAAGATTCGTGAACTTCGTGGCATGAAGCAGGAAGCTTTAGCAGCTGAACTTGGCATCAGTCAGCAGTCTATATCTAAAATTGAACAGAGTGCAGAAGTAGACGAGAGTGCTTTAGAGAAAATTGCGATTGCTTTAGGTGTACCTGTAGAAGGAATTAAAAAATTCAATGAAGACGCTGTATTCAATATAATTGGTAATACAGTGAATAATCACGATCAAGCTGCTATGTTCAATTATTATCCGACTTTTAATCCGATTGATAAACTGTTAGAACTATTTGAAGAAAATAAAAAACTTTATCAGGAACTATTAGCAAGCGAGCGGGAAAAGGTCGCGATTTTAAGACAGAATAAAGTTTAG